One Nonomuraea angiospora DNA segment encodes these proteins:
- a CDS encoding ABC transporter permease has product MSSTAVSTPSRLRLPKWAAPAGVAVLFVVAYLVFRGTATLPHDKEAPQFLAVTDLREWIDDHRNDNPLFLYFLNYIRLFVGWLYGLFQSTLYALGWPGITGVLGALAWLAGGWRIGLAAVAGVSAFGFLGLWQSSVDTLALVAVSVLLSLAIGIPLGVWAGLSARVRRVITPVLDVMQIMPTFAYLAPLALFFHIGAPAGAIATMIYSIPPAIRITALAISEVSPTAVEASASLGATGRQTLFKVHLPLARSTMALAVNQTIMMALSMVVIANLISAPGLGGDIIRGLSRAQVGIMLPAGLAIVIMAVLLDRTMMAIAHRGPHAGLRKLDLAAAGVLAVAGVALIPVLPRTWPDGLTVNFVAEVNDAVRWAETSWYGVTTSIKDLTTAALLNPLETLLTSAPWWLVALAVLTVAWRVSGVRPALTALGCLLAIALLGVWEHTMQTLTTVVVAVLVTLVAGLLLGVAAARSPRYSAVQRPILDAAQTMPAFVYLLPALALFETTRFTAIFASVIYAVPPVVRLVEDGIKGVPATVVEAATSAGSTSGQLLWKVQLPMARRAILLAANQGIVMTLAMVVVGGLVGAGALGYDVVVGFSQRPDFGMGFVAGIATVLLGVMLDRITQGADRRPSPRKRKST; this is encoded by the coding sequence ATGAGCAGTACCGCCGTCAGCACGCCTTCCCGGCTGAGGTTGCCGAAGTGGGCGGCCCCCGCCGGGGTGGCGGTCCTGTTCGTGGTGGCGTACCTGGTCTTCCGCGGCACGGCGACGCTGCCGCACGACAAGGAGGCGCCGCAGTTCCTGGCCGTCACCGACCTGCGCGAGTGGATCGACGACCACCGCAACGACAACCCGCTCTTCCTGTACTTCCTCAACTACATCCGGCTCTTCGTGGGCTGGTTGTACGGCCTGTTCCAGTCCACCCTGTACGCGCTCGGCTGGCCCGGCATCACCGGCGTCCTGGGCGCGCTGGCCTGGCTGGCGGGCGGCTGGCGGATCGGGCTGGCCGCGGTGGCGGGGGTGAGCGCGTTCGGGTTCCTGGGGCTGTGGCAGTCGAGCGTGGACACGCTGGCCCTGGTCGCGGTCTCGGTGCTGCTGTCGCTGGCGATCGGGATCCCGCTGGGCGTCTGGGCCGGGCTCTCCGCGCGCGTCCGGCGGGTGATCACGCCGGTGCTGGACGTCATGCAGATCATGCCGACGTTCGCGTACCTGGCGCCGCTCGCGCTGTTCTTCCACATCGGCGCCCCGGCCGGGGCCATCGCGACGATGATCTACTCGATCCCGCCGGCCATCCGCATCACCGCGCTGGCCATCTCCGAGGTCTCGCCCACGGCCGTCGAGGCGTCCGCCTCGCTGGGCGCGACGGGCCGGCAGACGCTGTTCAAGGTCCACCTGCCGCTGGCCAGGTCGACGATGGCGCTGGCGGTCAACCAGACGATCATGATGGCCCTGTCCATGGTCGTCATCGCCAACCTGATCTCCGCCCCCGGCCTGGGCGGCGACATCATCCGCGGCCTGTCGCGGGCGCAGGTCGGCATCATGCTCCCGGCGGGCCTGGCCATCGTCATCATGGCGGTGCTGCTCGACCGGACCATGATGGCGATCGCCCACCGCGGGCCCCACGCGGGGCTTCGCAAGCTCGACCTCGCCGCCGCCGGCGTGCTGGCGGTGGCCGGGGTCGCGCTCATCCCCGTGCTGCCCAGGACGTGGCCGGACGGCCTCACGGTCAACTTCGTGGCCGAGGTGAACGACGCCGTCCGCTGGGCCGAGACCAGCTGGTACGGGGTGACCACGTCCATCAAGGACCTCACGACCGCCGCCCTGCTCAACCCGCTGGAGACGCTGCTCACCTCGGCCCCGTGGTGGCTGGTCGCCCTGGCGGTGCTGACCGTGGCCTGGCGGGTGAGCGGGGTACGCCCGGCGCTGACGGCGCTCGGCTGCCTGCTGGCCATCGCGCTGCTCGGCGTCTGGGAGCACACCATGCAGACGCTGACCACGGTCGTCGTCGCGGTGCTCGTCACGCTGGTCGCCGGCCTGCTGCTCGGTGTGGCCGCGGCCCGCTCGCCGCGATATTCGGCCGTGCAGCGGCCCATACTCGACGCCGCGCAGACCATGCCGGCGTTCGTCTACCTGCTGCCGGCGCTGGCGCTGTTCGAGACCACCCGGTTCACGGCGATCTTCGCCTCCGTCATCTACGCGGTGCCGCCGGTGGTGCGGCTGGTCGAGGACGGCATCAAGGGCGTGCCCGCCACGGTCGTCGAGGCGGCCACCTCGGCGGGCTCGACCTCGGGCCAGCTCCTGTGGAAGGTGCAGCTGCCCATGGCCAGGCGGGCGATCCTGCTCGCGGCCAACCAGGGCATCGTGATGACGCTGGCCATGGTGGTCGTCGGCGGTCTGGTCGGGGCGGGGGCCCTCGGCTACGACGTGGTCGTCGGATTCTCCCAGCGACCCGACTTCGGCATGGGTTTCGTGGCCGGCATCGCGACCGTGCTGCTCGGCGTCATGCTCGACCGCATCACGCAGGGCGCCGACAGGCGCCCCTCCCCCCGAAAAAGGAAATCCACATGA
- a CDS encoding ABC transporter substrate-binding protein: MLRTNKLVGPLVAALLLTTACSGEEPGSATGPKGVVNIDIHGWVGYEAQAAVLAYLLEHELGYSVHKRTMKEGDSWEDFEEGKVDVIVENWGHNDLKKKFIEQKKVALSAGLTGNQGVIGWYVPEWMVKKYPDITDYRNLNKYAHLFRTDKTGNAGQVLDGDPTFVTNDEVLIKNLGLNYRVVYSGSEAALIKAAEFATKNRTPLLMYFYEPQWLFTKVKLVKVALPPYALGCDDDAKRVACDYPPYLLDKIVSKKFAQTGGKAYELVRNFTWTNDDQNSVASDMINEKMTAEQAAERWVRDNKIVWKDWIPR; the protein is encoded by the coding sequence ATGCTGCGAACGAACAAGCTCGTCGGGCCGCTGGTCGCGGCCCTGCTGCTGACGACCGCCTGCTCCGGCGAGGAGCCCGGCTCCGCCACGGGGCCGAAGGGCGTCGTCAACATCGACATCCACGGCTGGGTCGGGTACGAGGCCCAGGCCGCCGTGCTGGCGTACCTGCTCGAGCACGAGCTGGGCTACTCGGTGCACAAGCGGACCATGAAGGAGGGCGACTCCTGGGAGGATTTCGAGGAGGGCAAGGTCGATGTGATCGTCGAGAACTGGGGCCACAACGACCTGAAAAAGAAGTTCATCGAGCAGAAGAAGGTCGCGCTGTCGGCCGGGCTCACGGGGAACCAGGGCGTCATCGGGTGGTACGTCCCCGAGTGGATGGTCAAGAAATATCCCGACATTACGGACTACCGAAACCTCAATAAGTACGCGCACCTTTTCCGGACCGACAAAACCGGAAATGCCGGACAGGTTCTGGACGGAGATCCGACATTCGTGACGAATGACGAGGTCCTCATCAAGAACCTCGGGCTCAATTACCGGGTCGTCTACTCGGGCAGCGAGGCGGCGCTGATCAAAGCGGCCGAGTTCGCCACCAAGAATCGGACGCCGCTGCTGATGTATTTCTACGAGCCGCAATGGCTGTTCACCAAGGTCAAACTGGTCAAGGTGGCGCTGCCGCCCTACGCCCTGGGCTGCGACGACGACGCCAAGCGGGTCGCGTGCGACTACCCGCCGTACCTGCTCGACAAGATCGTCAGCAAGAAGTTCGCGCAGACCGGCGGCAAGGCGTACGAGCTGGTCCGCAACTTCACCTGGACCAACGACGACCAGAACTCCGTGGCCAGCGACATGATCAACGAGAAGATGACCGCCGAGCAGGCCGCGGAGCGGTGGGTGCGGGACAACAAGATCGTGTGGAAGGACTGGATCCCGCGCTGA
- a CDS encoding GbsR/MarR family transcriptional regulator, whose product MAPSDDRERTLEWVERVATFCGEAWGLAPITGRVLGWLLICTPAEQSAGEIADAIGASRASMTSNLRLLTSIGLVRRRTRPGERTTYYRIEDDAFEKVVRQRLASFAAFGEIAEEGLELGGEDEERIRRIRSAQRSIALLTQRVR is encoded by the coding sequence ATGGCTCCTTCCGACGACCGCGAGCGGACGCTCGAGTGGGTCGAGCGCGTGGCGACGTTCTGCGGCGAGGCCTGGGGCCTGGCGCCCATCACCGGCCGCGTGCTGGGCTGGCTGCTGATCTGCACCCCCGCCGAGCAGTCCGCCGGCGAGATCGCCGACGCGATCGGGGCCAGCCGGGCGTCCATGACGTCCAACCTGCGCCTGCTGACCTCCATCGGCCTCGTCCGGCGGCGCACCCGGCCGGGCGAGCGCACCACGTACTACCGCATCGAGGACGACGCGTTCGAGAAGGTCGTGCGGCAGCGGCTGGCCTCGTTCGCCGCGTTCGGGGAGATCGCGGAGGAGGGGCTGGAGCTGGGCGGGGAGGACGAGGAGCGGATCCGGCGGATCCGCTCGGCCCAGCGCTCCATCGCCCTGCTCACCCAGCGGGTGAGGTGA
- a CDS encoding ABC transporter substrate-binding protein: protein MKIRLLAGLLALGLTAVGCGGATVETSPSSSAAPAASGSSAATGTVKIAINPWVGYEASANVVAYLLKNELHYNVELPEIKEQLAWEGFETGDVDVIIENWGHPDLKKKFIEEKKVAVEAGSTGNKGIIGWYVPKWMADKYPDITDYKNLNKYASLFKTSESSGKGQLLDGDPSYVTNDEALVKNLKLNYKVVTGGSEAALLKSATQAQEQQKALLFYFWTPHWIFDKVDLVRVNLPAWTEGCDADPKKVACDYPEMDLDKIVSKKFADTGGKAYELVKNFSWTNEDQNAVANDMTNNGLTGEQAAKKWIEANTAKWQAWIPK from the coding sequence ATGAAGATTCGCCTGCTCGCAGGCCTCCTCGCCCTCGGGCTCACCGCTGTCGGTTGCGGCGGGGCCACGGTCGAGACCTCTCCCAGCTCCTCCGCCGCTCCGGCGGCCTCCGGATCGAGCGCCGCCACCGGGACCGTGAAGATCGCGATCAACCCGTGGGTGGGCTACGAGGCCAGCGCGAACGTCGTCGCGTACCTGCTGAAGAACGAGCTCCACTACAACGTCGAGCTGCCCGAGATCAAGGAGCAGCTCGCGTGGGAGGGCTTCGAGACCGGCGACGTCGACGTCATCATCGAGAACTGGGGCCACCCGGACCTGAAGAAGAAGTTCATCGAGGAGAAGAAGGTCGCGGTCGAGGCCGGCTCCACCGGCAACAAGGGCATCATCGGCTGGTACGTCCCGAAGTGGATGGCCGACAAGTACCCGGACATCACCGACTACAAGAACCTCAACAAGTACGCCTCCCTGTTCAAGACCTCGGAGTCCAGCGGCAAGGGCCAGCTCCTCGACGGTGATCCCAGCTACGTCACCAACGACGAGGCCCTGGTCAAGAACCTGAAGCTGAACTACAAGGTCGTCACCGGCGGCAGCGAGGCGGCCCTGCTCAAGTCCGCCACGCAGGCGCAGGAGCAGCAGAAGGCGCTGCTGTTCTACTTCTGGACGCCGCACTGGATCTTCGACAAGGTGGACCTGGTCCGCGTCAACCTGCCGGCCTGGACCGAAGGCTGCGACGCCGACCCCAAGAAGGTCGCCTGCGACTACCCGGAGATGGACCTCGACAAGATCGTCAGCAAGAAGTTCGCGGACACCGGCGGCAAGGCGTACGAGCTGGTCAAGAACTTCAGCTGGACCAACGAGGACCAGAACGCGGTCGCCAACGACATGACCAACAACGGCCTGACCGGCGAGCAGGCCGCCAAGAAGTGGATCGAGGCCAACACCGCCAAGTGGCAGGCCTGGATCCCCAAGTGA
- a CDS encoding quaternary amine ABC transporter ATP-binding protein, with protein sequence MLWRSKKEARVGDSPDSAAITVEGLWKIFGSRAQKVLDSEDRHLDQAALREKTGCTAAVRDVSFEVRPGEVFVVMGLSGSGKSTLVRCLTRLIEPSAGEIRIGGEDIGRASPARLREIRRHRVSMVFQHFGLLPHRKVIDNVAYGLEIQGTAKAARHARAAEILSLVGLDGYADAYPDQLSGGMQQRVGLARALAVDPQVMLFDEPFSALDPLIRRDMQAEVIRLHREVGKTMVFITHDLSEALKLGERIAIMRAGSIVQLGTAEELVGAPADDYVADFVRDVPRSHVLTLRWICREPEPGEPLDGPVLPATTLIMDAIGASSASSRPIRVVDGDDLVGVVDRVDLLTFLSGADVTVKA encoded by the coding sequence ATGTTGTGGCGGTCAAAGAAGGAGGCGAGGGTGGGGGATTCTCCCGACAGCGCGGCCATCACTGTTGAGGGCCTTTGGAAGATCTTCGGATCCAGGGCGCAGAAAGTCCTGGACAGCGAGGACAGGCATCTCGACCAGGCCGCACTGAGAGAGAAGACCGGCTGCACCGCCGCCGTCAGAGACGTGAGCTTCGAGGTGCGACCGGGCGAGGTCTTCGTGGTCATGGGCCTGTCCGGCAGCGGCAAGTCCACCCTCGTACGCTGCCTCACCCGGCTGATCGAGCCCAGCGCGGGCGAGATCAGGATCGGCGGCGAGGACATCGGCCGCGCCTCCCCCGCCCGGCTCCGCGAGATCCGCCGCCACCGGGTCAGCATGGTCTTCCAGCATTTCGGCCTGCTGCCGCACCGCAAGGTGATCGACAACGTGGCGTACGGGCTGGAGATCCAGGGCACCGCCAAGGCGGCCAGGCACGCGCGGGCCGCGGAGATCCTCTCCCTCGTCGGCCTCGACGGGTACGCCGACGCCTACCCCGACCAGCTCTCCGGCGGCATGCAGCAGCGCGTCGGCCTGGCCCGCGCGCTGGCCGTGGACCCGCAGGTGATGCTGTTCGACGAGCCGTTCAGCGCGCTCGACCCGCTGATCAGGCGCGACATGCAGGCCGAGGTGATCCGCCTGCACCGGGAGGTCGGCAAGACGATGGTCTTCATCACGCACGACCTGTCCGAGGCGCTGAAGCTGGGCGAGCGGATCGCGATCATGCGGGCGGGCTCGATCGTGCAGCTCGGCACCGCGGAGGAGCTGGTGGGCGCGCCCGCCGACGACTACGTGGCCGACTTCGTCCGCGACGTGCCCAGGAGCCACGTGCTGACGCTGCGCTGGATCTGCCGAGAGCCCGAGCCCGGCGAGCCGCTGGACGGGCCCGTCCTGCCGGCCACCACGCTCATCATGGACGCCATCGGCGCCTCGTCCGCCTCCTCCCGCCCCATCAGGGTCGTGGACGGCGACGACCTCGTGGGCGTCGTGGACCGCGTGGACCTGCTGACCTTCCTGTCCGGCGCGGACGTCACGGTGAAGGCATGA